The Glycine soja cultivar W05 chromosome 19, ASM419377v2, whole genome shotgun sequence genomic sequence TTAGAGCTTCCTCATTTTTGTCAAATATggatttgtgaaaaaaattgaagttgtttACAAACTAAATTTTTACAACCCAATACCAACTGAGTTTGAGGGAAATGTCTTGGAGAAGGACGATGAACTTAAAGTGTGACTTAGGTtcgaaaaaataattagtttcatAACCAGATCAAATGACTAAAGTTTGTAGGATACTTCAAGATTTCATAAGGGAGTCAAATACCTTAATTttggtaatttaaaaatataattttttataatacttaaaaaaatcaatgattcTTAACAATATGttctcaagtttttttttaaaaaatgaatttttaaataaaaatcattaaaatgatTAAACTACATTCATAggattaatttattaatgtatttctattaaaagaataagagcattttaaaaaatctaatatttaaCTTGAAGGAAAAAGCCCAAAGCAAAGGGCCCAAAACGAGAGCTTGTAACATCTGAGAAACACAAGGAAATTACTatttacacctcccttttgtattttttttatgaacttgtttttacaaaatatagttATTCTGGAAATTAGATTTAAGAGGCCACAAAATTTAAGCATACCCTAAATCACACTCTAAGGAAGCCATAAAATCCACCCACCCTCGTTATGTTCTTCTGTGGCTTATAAGTTTTTACAAAACCCTCCACCACCACTCCAAAACTGTAAGGCTCCACCCACGCTGTTTTAATCAATCGCTTTTATAGAAGGGAGTGCACCAGTAACTAAAGAGGGCTGCAAATAACACAAGTCCGTGAGGAATTGAATTACACAAACAATCAGGTCTTTTTATTTCTAGGCTCTGCAAGGGAAACCAACCCGAAACGCAGCGTTTTGCCGCTGCAGCCCTAAAACTCAACACTGCTCGCTTAGTGGGGTAAGCCgcgacgacgacgacgacgatgAAGGTGGTGGCACTCGTTAGCGGCGGTAAAGACAGTTGCTATGCCATGATGAAGGCTATTCACTATGGCCATgaggtttctttcttttttctattttcccaaaattaattttcattatcatcttatttatttatttatttatttatttattctaattataatttgtgTTGCAATAGATTGTTGCATTGGCCAATTTGATGCCGCTTGATGATTCCGTGGACGAGCTCGATAGCTACATGTACCAAACTGTATGTCTCTCTCTTCCATTTCCCTCTTCTGTTTCCATTGCTCAATTCTAACTTtcaagttattgttgttttggtgaaatttggagaaaaaattggacttttttccttcttcttttcaaatgtttttttttatcagctctTCTTTTCAAATGTGGTTCATAACTGAAGAAACAATGAGATAACAAAAAATTCCCTCCCCTTTAAGATTAAGATATGGTAATGGGTGAGATAGCAGGTTCTTGACTCTCCTTAAGTTTGAGTTGCAGCTAATTTGACCATCTTGCTCTTTATTGACACTTTCCTCcttataaatttttgtcatttgtttttaatttggtaatgtatgtattttttttttaaatataaagaaatgAACTTAACTGTGTGGGAGTCACCATCTTAGACCTAtgcttgtatttattatttactgGTGGATAGTGTTTTTCCATTCATGTACGAAAATGAATATGAAAACGGGCTGCTCAATGTTTTCCACAGGTTGGGCATCAAATTATTGTCAGATATGCTGAATGCATGGGATTGCCATTGTTCAGGAGGCGAATACAAGGATCCTCAAGGCAAGACTTCTAATTATAAATCTTTTGATAAAACCAGTTGTTTTATTTGAGGGAAATCAGTAGGTTAGGTTAACTTTTAGTTAAATAAGAGCAATTACAACGTGTAATTAAATTCCTATCGACATTCCATAGTTATCCATACCATATAGCTGTGTCGAGTGGCTGACCCAAAATCTGCTATAGTGTGATACAAGTACTAGCCAGATGGCTGCTATTCTGAAGTTTTTTGAGataaatactaaatattttacactacaaatacataaatgttcaaaaataaaaattacttcaaaGGAGAGacatattgataattaataatcaaaaagtCATAATTTGAAGCTAAACACACATTAGTCAATAATAACAGAAGTCAAGGAATCAAATAACTTTAAGCTTCTGAGAAAGAGAGCTTCAATGAACTCTATGTTTCAAATGTAGACTGAAATCCCAAAAAAATCTCCCCAAAAAATAGGTTCAGCAATGCACAAGCACAGGGGTAAAGAGGGGATTTCCTCTGTCAACCATAGTGGCTGAGATGGCTGTGATTTTCAAGGATAGCTGCTACAGTTCCTGTTACATGAAAGTGATCTGCTACAAGTTTAGAATAGCGGCCTGAGGCCACTCTGCTGCGATAGTGCACTATTAGCCACTATTTGACATAATAATAAGTTACAAATGTTTATGCTAACTTTTCTAACCAGTGGGTTCTTGATCGTCTGCTAGAATGATTCCAGCCCCTTGCCCCCTTCTCTCCCTATCTCTCTCTTAATCTCCTCAACACTTCTGTTTTCTGATGACTATTGGTTGGTTAACCTTTGAAGCAATAACCTATTACATTAGTTCTACCatcttaaattataataatgtttGGTTTAAACCTTTAAGTGATATTTTCTCGATAGGCATCAGGAGCTTGGTTACAAAGAAACTCAAGGTGATGAAGTTGAAGACCTGTGCATTTTGTTACGTGAAGTTAAAAGGCAGATACCCTCAGTTAGTGCAGTTTCTTCTGGAGCCATTGCATCTGACTATCAGAGATTGCGGGTGGAAAGTGTTTGTTCAAGGTTAGGCCTTGTTTCTCTGGCATACTTATGGAAACAAGATCAGTCATTGCTTCTCCAGGAAATGGTAAATAGTGTTTTGGACTATTGTCACCGTAATTGATAGCATGCACGTGATTGCGTATTAGAATTTTAACATTGTTCATATAATCCTAACTCCATTTTGGTCCTGAGCAGATTACAAATGGAATTGTAGCTGTAACTGTGAAGGTATAACTtgtttttaactttgtttcaaatACTTATTGctctgtgttttttctttttcatttgtaaCCGGGAGGGAATTCCTTTGTTCTTATTACTGGGTGGTTCTTATGAGTGAAatgtagcaaaaataaaaagttaaagaagTGAAAGCATTTCCTTCTACCCAAGAATTATGTTAAACTTGTTTTTGTATGTACTTCAATAATTGTTAGTTTGGAATTTAATGCTTTATCTATGTTGGAAGGTAGCTGCCATGGGTTTGGATCCTGCAAAGCACTTGGGTAAAGAATTAGCCTTCTTAAATGCttatttacataaattgaaAGAGTATGTCAGAAGTTATTCTCCCTCCTTTTTTTTGTGCAATATCTGCGTACATTCTTCAAAGTTTCTAGAGTAACTTGGCTCTGTTGTTTTCATTTATTCATTTCACCCTATCCTTTCTTGTAACTCCTTTTTTGCAGATTGTATGGAATCAATGTTTGTGGTGAAGGAGGGGAATATGAAACATTAACTCTTGATTGCCCGCTCTTTTCTGTGAGTTCATACCACCACCATTGTTGTggttaactaatttattttttccttttgaggTCTACCACTGCTTTATTTGGTTTGAAGCTTTGGTTTGCACACTGTACATTGTGAATTTTCCATTGTCCATTTGATCTTTAGCTTTCATCCATAAAACTGGTCTCAATTTGCACTCCTTCGTTTTGATGTCAGTTTTGTGGTTCTACCAATTACTACTAATCTTGAGAATTCAATTTGCACTCATTCATTTTGATATCAGTTTTGTGGTTCTACCAAATATGGGTCTCCatttattatcaatatttttcttccattttcttctattaattcattaaattttttcagAATGCTCGCATTGTGCTTGATGAATATCAAGTTGTGATGCACTCTTCAGATTCCATAGCTCCTGTCGGAATCCTTCATCCCCTGGCATTTCATTTGGAAAATAAGGCAGATGTTCAGTATTTAAAATCACAAGACAAAATACATGAGAGTTTTACACAGAAACTGGGATCTGTTTTTGAAGTGCAAGACAGTGTAGAAGGATGTGAGGCCACATGCAAGCCTGTAGATTATAGAGCTGACCCAATTAATGACATAGAACATAAATTTAACATCTCAAGAACAAATAACAAGGGCACATTCTCCATATGTTTCTGGTTGCAAGATTCATGCAATGGTCATAATCATTCTTCTTTACTTTTTCTGCTTTGTTCTTAAATAGTTTGTTTTGTCTCCTACACTTTGACATTATTTTGTTCTTTGACACAGCTTTGTCTTATTTTCGTAAAGCAGGTTTGCAGGAAGACTTGAAGATTGTTTTGGGGAAAATTGAATCACAGTTATTGGGCCTTGGTTTTGGCTGGGAGAATGTCCTTTATATTCACCTTTACATTGATGACATGAATAAGTTCTCTGAGGCAAATGA encodes the following:
- the LOC114400147 gene encoding diphthine--ammonia ligase isoform X1, producing the protein MKVVALVSGGKDSCYAMMKAIHYGHEIVALANLMPLDDSVDELDSYMYQTVGHQIIVRYAECMGLPLFRRRIQGSSRHQELGYKETQGDEVEDLCILLREVKRQIPSVSAVSSGAIASDYQRLRVESVCSRLGLVSLAYLWKQDQSLLLQEMITNGIVAVTVKVAAMGLDPAKHLGKELAFLNAYLHKLKELYGINVCGEGGEYETLTLDCPLFSNARIVLDEYQVVMHSSDSIAPVGILHPLAFHLENKADVQYLKSQDKIHESFTQKLGSVFEVQDSVEGCEATCKPVDYRADPINDIEHKFNISRTNNKGTFSICFWLQDSCNAGLQEDLKIVLGKIESQLLGLGFGWENVLYIHLYIDDMNKFSEANETYVKFITQEKCPFGVPSRSTVEMPLIEMGFSRAYIEVLVANNKDKKVLHVQSISSWAPSCIGPYSQATLHEGILHMAGQLGLDPPTMNLCKGGPGVELEQALKNSEAVAKCFNCSITTSAIAFVIYCSKHISLLERLDIQEKQETILRQMKISHLQERTTYKALDPLFLYVLVPDLPKRAYVEVKPILYVEDDTDVAFEVVTERFCLETPPSYWGFKPENWHDSCTQKCVISGKICAIILSITSELAAKICFDSLPAEYVNNGQHSLPKAHMEKISKFCIYLLDKVMTDDDFAWEDIMSLRFYIPVSLQMSVQLLQPMFCNALFELSEMSQKKLKTGEEPIFNIVPVIGSGRSASSMDDVVTCELMAQKS
- the LOC114400147 gene encoding diphthine--ammonia ligase isoform X2, with translation MKVVALVSGGKDSCYAMMKAIHYGHEIVALANLMPLDDSVDELDSYMYQTVGHQIIVRYAECMGLPLFRRRIQGSSRHQELGYKETQGDEVEDLCILLREVKRQIPSVSAVSSGAIASDYQRLRVESVCSRLGLVSLAYLWKQDQSLLLQEMITNGIVAVTVKVAAMGLDPAKHLGKELAFLNAYLHKLKELYGINVCGEGGEYETLTLDCPLFSNARIVLDEYQVVMHSSDSIAPVGILHPLAFHLENKADVQYLKSQDKIHESFTQKLGSVFEVQDSVEGCEATCKPVDYRADPINDIEHKFNISRTNNKGTFSICFWLQDSCNGLQEDLKIVLGKIESQLLGLGFGWENVLYIHLYIDDMNKFSEANETYVKFITQEKCPFGVPSRSTVEMPLIEMGFSRAYIEVLVANNKDKKVLHVQSISSWAPSCIGPYSQATLHEGILHMAGQLGLDPPTMNLCKGGPGVELEQALKNSEAVAKCFNCSITTSAIAFVIYCSKHISLLERLDIQEKQETILRQMKISHLQERTTYKALDPLFLYVLVPDLPKRAYVEVKPILYVEDDTDVAFEVVTERFCLETPPSYWGFKPENWHDSCTQKCVISGKICAIILSITSELAAKICFDSLPAEYVNNGQHSLPKAHMEKISKFCIYLLDKVMTDDDFAWEDIMSLRFYIPVSLQMSVQLLQPMFCNALFELSEMSQKKLKTGEEPIFNIVPVIGSGRSASSMDDVVTCELMAQKS